Below is a window of Candidatus Margulisiibacteriota bacterium DNA.
ATTCTCTGGCTTCCTTGTAAAAAGAGTTGGCTTGCTTAAATGATGTCTTTGAGGCGCTATAATTTACATCGAGTAATCCTACGATCTTAATAATTTCATATTCATAAGGCACGCTATAATCCCAATTATCTAGCTCGGATTTAAGAGTTTTAAATTTATCCCTTATGCTCTTAAAGGATAAAGCCTTATTATCCTTTGCCCATGAGGCCCTAATCTCATTCATGCGGTTTATACTAAAATCTTCTTTGAGTAAGTTAACGGATTTCGAATTAACAACAAAGATATCATTTGTTGATGAATAGCTAATTTTATAATACACTTCTGAGGGGCTTTCGCCGGTAAGGATTCCTTCAAGGGAATAAATTTGGCCTGCCTGGAGGTCAAACTTTGGTTGCCCACCAATTCCTTGAGGCACTGACTGATTAACCTTTATGATAACGTATTTATTTTGATCTGCAAAGGAAACAGTCGAAAACAAAAGGATCATTATTAAAAACAAACATTTGGACGGATTCATTTTCAATAAGCCTTTTTGTGCCCTACTTTGCCTGTGTAAGGATTAATCACCGGTGTAATAAGAACTCGATCGGCTATGCCTGTAATAGTTTGTTCCGGAACTTCCAGTATGGGGGTTGTAGTTCCCTTTGTAGGAGTAATTATCTTGGACCGTATAATTAGAGTCTGTTCGATAATAGGAATTTACGTAGGTGCCATTACTGCGATAGTAACCATTTACATATCCTGCCAAGGCTGCCGATGCGACAAAAAGGAACAATAAAACGGAAAGAATAGCTTTTTTCATGCTTGTTTCCCCCTTAGCTCTATTATGCGCCTTGATTAATATTTAGTAAATCGGATTTATGATTGTCTGTGGATAAGCCATGAGTGCTTAACCTTATTGTTATAACAAGGAAAAAACAGCTGCGCCATGAAGGACTTCCCCGATGACATTAATATATTTAATGATGTAATATCGGGATCCCGATATTACATAATGATTTTTTATGTCATCGGGACTCTACCCTTGTCGTCGGGACTAATGGCGGCGGGGAAAGCGGAACAGCTGCGCCATGAAGGACTTGAACCTTCAACCAACTGATTAAGAGTCAGCTGCTCTACCATTGAGCTAATGGCGCAGCTGTTCCGCTATTCTATTTTACCATAAAAATACCGAGGACAGGACTTGAACCTGCACGGGTGTTAACCCACTAGACCCTAAATCTAGCGTGTCTGCCAATTCCACCACCTCGGCTTAGCAATGGCGGGCCCGAGAGGATTCGAACCTCCGACCGACAGATTAGAAATCTGTTGCTCTATCCATCTGAGCTACGGGCCCGCGCGATCTAATAAAAAAGCGGGAGACCGGATTCGAACCGGCGACATCCACCTTGGAAGGGTGGCGCTCTACCAACTGAGCTACTCCCGCCTATTAACTTACAACACGCTCCTCCGCCTCCGGCGGACTCGCTACAACTAACAACTAACGACCCGTTGTCAGTTGTAGGCCCGAAGGGCCGCGTCGTTAGTTGTCAGTCAAGATCGGGGCGACTGGATTTGAACCAGCGACCTCGTGGTCCCAAACCACGCGCTCTACCAAGCTAAGCTACGCCCCGTTAAACCCTATCTAAAGCCGTCCAGTGCCATCCTACCAAGTCCCGCTTCATTATTATAATACAATAATGACTTGCGGGATCCCGATGATTCCATAATTAATTAATATAATGACCATCGGGACTAAGCTACGCCCCGATTTTTTCGAGTTTATCACGGAATAGACGGGGTAGTCAAACCTCCCGGAGTTGCGGCTAACCGCCAAAAAACGATATATTATTACTGTATTTGCAGCGGGTGTAGTCCCAACAGCCTTAATCCAGTTTTTTCGATAAAAGATAAAAATAAAGCAGGATGTTTTTGAATATTTCCTGACAGCGAACAGGGTTTAAATTCAGCAAAACAGTCTCAATTTCAACCGATCGGCTGCCGATATAATAAGCCTCAACGGCTTGTTTGAAGGCGGATACGTCTTTTGTAAATAGAGCGGCCGCGCCAAAAAAACCGGCCCGCGCCTCTTCGGTCGTAAAGTAATCGCGGAAGTGACTTTCCATTTTATCTTGGCCTATACCCGTCACCCAGGCAACGGTTAAGCAATCGACCAGGAATCCTCTCTCCCCCGCCGGCCCGATCATTTTCAACCAAGACCTTTTTATTCCCTCATCCTCCAACCCCAGCCAAAAAAAGATCATGTTGCTTTCATTCAATAAGTCAAAAGCCTCCAGCACATTCTTTTTGCCCAGGATATTTTGGGTCTGCCGCATTTCCTCAACCGACCCCAACTCCAGCCAAAATCCCTTTTTGCCTTCTGAATCCATTAAACCATACAAATTTCGAGCGTCTTGAGGCGAGACAACAGCGCCAAACATATCGTCACTTATTTCGCCATACGGATCATCGATGCCAAGGGCATTTCTATAAATATCCAACAAAATAATGCTCGGCGTTTTGGCGGCGTTCCTTCTTTGCGCCATTATTGTAAAACAGTTTTTTTGCAGGTCTTCGCGCCTGATCAGCCGCTCAGCGGGACACGGCGTCAGGCCGATCAGTTTTGCCGCTGTAGCCAGTTCCCGGCGTTTTAGTATTTGTTGCCCCATCCCTTTTCGGGGCCTGGTAACGGTCAAGTATTGATTTACTCGAAAAGGCTCCGTTTCACCGGCCCGGGTCGGGATGCGAATATATTGGCCCAGCTGTCTTAAGGTAATCCCTCGTGTTTCGACCATTGATAGCGGCCTCCGTGTTATTTTCCATTAAAACGCCGCGGAATTTCAGGGATTCGGTTTTTCTGAAGATTTTTAAGTGAAGTCGTTCTCAATCGTAATCAGGAAACTTCTACGAATATTTGCTATAATCAATAGTACGTGGTGGGTGTAGCTCAGTTGGTTAGAGCATCAGATTGTGGATCTGAGGGCCGGGGGTTCAAGTCCCCTCATCCACCCCATTTACCCAGCAAGCAAATAGCGGAAAGTAGCACGCAAAAAATAGAGATCACCGCGCCCAGTTTAAAGCTCCACGGGTCGTAGTTGAAACGGACTGAATGTTTCCCCCGCTCGATCGGCACCGCGCAGAATAATTCCTGGGCCTTTAAGATCGGCTTGGCTCGCCCGTCAACGGCCGCCTGCCAGCCGGGATAATATGATTCTCCAAGAAAGAGATACCCGCCAACCTTAGCCTCGACCGACATGACGATCTCCCCCGGCCGGTATTTGACGATCACGACCTCCCCCAACCTCCGGTTCGGCCTCATTTTGTTATCAAGCAGATACGCCCGCGGCCAAACGTCTAGGTTCTCATAAAGATAAACATCCTGGGCGTATTGCCGCTTGTGATAGACCTGCTTCAGCCGGGAAAAGCTGAGCTTATCGACCGAGACGATATATTTGACGTTGGCCAGGGACAAAAAGCCGAGGTTGTCCTTTAATTTCTCCTGGGTCAACTTCTCTCCGAGCACTTTGACCAGCGAGAGCGGCCGGATCGATTCATAACCGTAGAAGTCTGAAAGATGCTCCAGCAGAGGCCAGTTGGCGGTAAAATTCTCCTTGGTATCGAGCAAAGCGGAGGTAAAAGTATCGCCCCGGATCACCCGGTTCGCTCGCTCGGTATTGGGAGTGCAATAAAAACGAAAGAGGCCCGGATCCTTTTTCAGCAGAGCGTAGCCGGCCGGTTGAGAAGTAATTACATCCCGCGATGCCCCCACCGCGATGATCGCCCCGTTGGTCAGGAGGTCGGCCAGGGTCACCAGGATGATCGTAATAATAAAATAGTTCCGGCCGATCTTCTTCTGCCAGACCAGCCAGAACAGCGCCAGCAATATAAAAAGATAACCGCTGGCCAGCAAGAGACTCTGCAAGTTAAATTGGACCATCGACTGCAGGGCGTCAAAAAATACTTTGGGTAAGGTTGGCGGGTAGCTCCGGGCAAGAACATCGAAGATCGTCCGCCAGTAGAGTGTTCCCAACCAGGCCACGACAAAAACAACAATAAAGAGCGGAAAAATATATCTCAAAGCACGCTTAAACCTGAGCAGGTCGTCAGTCAAAGAGTGGAGAAGTGATTGGAAGCCTTCGGCTGAAAGAATAGCCAGGCAAAAAGAGACGAGAAAGAGGAACTTGACCGGATATCTGATGAGAGAAACACCGGGAATGAACTTGAAGGCCAACCAGTAAAACGGCGTGTACCGGCCAAAGGCGAGCAAAAGACCGGCTCCCGCCGCCGCCAGAAAGAAATACGACCGCCGCGGTTTCCCCTTGAAGGCGAAAAAGATCATGGTCAACGGGATCAGCCCGAGGAAGGGAGAGATCAACCAATCCTGGTAAGCCGAACCGAGTAACATCTCGGCGTAAGCGCCAAAGTCGGCCGGATTGCCGAAAAAGAACGGGAAAAGGAAAGTGATCAATTCGCGCGGCGGGAAAGAACGGAAGCTGACCAGGTCAAACCCGGTCAGCACTATCCGGTCGGACAGTCTCGATAACTCCAGGAACGGGAGGAGCTGCACGGCGATCAGGCCGAGCGAGAGCGCGAAAGAGAGGCCCAGCCAAACAATACTTTTAACTTTTTCTTTGGCAAAAACAAATATATACGCCAGTAATAGCCAGAAAGTCGTGTAATAGACGGTCGGTTCGCCACCCAAGAACATGAGGGCTAAGGCTATCGATAAAGTGACGATACCCCTCACCCTAACTAAGTTAAGCTTAGACCCCTCTCCCTCAGGGAGAGGGGTCTTCACTTTGGCAAAGCTGAGGTGAGGGGAGAGATCACGGCTTACTAATCGATCGAAGACCAACAAAACTAATGGCAACCAAATGACCGAAGACAATGAAGTATTCATATTGGAAACGGAGAGAAGATAACCGGAAAAGGCAAAGACGAGCCCGCCGAAGAAGGCCGCGGGCCGCTCCAGCCGGTAATGGCGTAGCAGAGCGTACATGAATATAGCCGCCAGGAAATAATGGGCGATGATGTAATAGTTAAACCCTAAATTGAATGGCAAGAGATAATAAATAAGCGTCAGGGGATAGAAGAAACAGATCTGTAATGTCGCCAGGAGAGGAAAACCGCAAAAGATATACGGGTTCCAGAGGGGCCAGAGGCCGGACTTGACCTGCTCAACCATCAGGTGCCGGAGCGGGTAGAAATACCTGGTCAGGTCTTTAAAGGCGAAGATGATCCGGCCGTCCAGGAAGCGGGCAAAGAAGATGACGGTCACCAGGAAAAACAAAAATATTACCAGAAGATCGGGTTGTAAGCCTGCGACTAAACTTCGCGGCTTCCAACCAGTGAGGAAACCGCGAAGTTTATTCGCCGGTTTCCTCACTTCTCCCGATTTAGGGAAGAAGGACATACTTGGCTTTATGGGTGCTGGGATTGGACTTGACCGTGACCTTGATCCGGTAAGCTTTCCAGATATTTTCCGGAGTGACAACCCGGCCGGGGGAACCTTCGGCGATCAGCTCCCCGTTCTTGATCAGGATCAGGCTCGAACAAAAGCGGGAAGCGATGTTCAGGTCGTGGAAAGTGGCAATGATCGAACGGTGGGAACGGAGCTTGCGGAGCAGTTTGCAGATCTTGACCTGATAACGGATATCAAGATGCGAGATCGGCTCATCGAGCAGCAGCAGCTTCGGTTCCTGGGCGAGCGCCCGGGCAATCGCCACCCGCTGGAACTCGCCGCCGGAGAGTTCCGTGACCGGCCGGTCGACCAGCCCTTCGATTTGCAATTCCTCGATCGCCCATTTCACGGCATCCTGGTCATCGGCGGTCTCAAAAGAGAAGCGGTCAAAATACGGGGTGCGGCCGAGCATCACCAGTTCTTCAACCGAAAAACCGGCGACCGGCTCCATCAACTGCGGAACAAAGGCGACCCGCCGGGCCAGTTCCCGCCGCTCCAGATGTTCGATCTGGTGACCGGAAATATGAATTTTACCGTGATCCGGGTTCAATAAACCGGCGATCGTCCGGAGCAAGGTGGTCTTCCCGGAACCGTTAGGGCCAACGATACCGACAAATTCACCGGCCGCTACTTCGAACGAGAGGTCCTTGATGACCGGCTTTTTCGCTTCGTAACCGCAAAACAGCCCCTCGATCTTGAGAACGGTCATTTACTTGTAACCACCTTAACAATGTAGGGACAACCTTTATGGTTGTCCGTCTTTGTTCGTTCAGCACGGACAGGGACAAGCCCTGTCCCTACATTTCTTGTCATTTCCCAGCCGCCCTGCGCCGACGGAGAAGATAGAGGAAGAAGGGCGCGCCGACCAGCGCCATAACGATGCCGATCGGTATCTCGGCCGGAGAGAGGAGTGTCCGGGAAAGGGTATCGGCCACGACCAGCAGGATCATCCCGGAGAGAGCCGAGATCGGGATCAGGTAACGGTGGTTCGGGCCGATCCAGAGCCGGACCCAGTGCGGCACGATCAAACCGACAAAACCGATCAGGCCGGAAACGGAAACGGCCGCGGCGGTCATTAACGACGCGGCAGCGATCAGGATGAGCCGGACCTTCTCCACTTCGATGCCGAGAGTCTTGGCCATCTCCTCGCCCAACAGGAGGGCGTTCAATTCTTTCGAATAGAAATAAGCGATGGCCAACCCGGCGATGGCGTAAGGGAGGACCGTCAGCACATTCCCCCAACTCGCCGCCGATAAACTCCCCAGCAACCAAAAGTAGATCGACTGGAGATTCCCTTTGAGGATAATGATCAAGGAGAGGATGGCCGAAGCAAAGGCCGAGAGCGCCACCCCGGCCAGGATCAATGTTTCCGGCGAGGCCTTGCCGGCCACTTCCGACAATTTATAAACGACAAAAACCGACCCCAAAGAAAAGACCAGGGCCAGCAAGGGGACCGGCGACATCCCGAGCAGGGTGATGTTCAACCCCAAAGCGATCGCGATCGCCGCCCCCACTCCGCCCCCGGCGGAAATACCGAGGATATACGGGTCAGCCAGGTAATTACGTAAAATGCCTTGCAAAATAACCCCGGAAGTGGAGAGGAGGAGGCCGAGCAAAGCGGCCAGGATAACGCGCGGCAGTCTGATCTGCCAAAGGATCTCGCTCTGGAAAAGTTTATCCGGGGAGATGAAGACCGAACCAAGAAAAAGAGAAAGAACTGCCACAACCAACAAGCCGACGACCAAAAAAACGGCCAGGAGCCACTGGTTAACTTTTTTTGACTGTTTGCTCATATCCTCAATTTTACTGTAAAAAGAGGGAAAACTCAATCTTAACGATAGACATAATTAGCGATCGCTTCGACCGCGTCGACCACCCGCGGCCCCGGGCGGGAAATTATATCCTGGTCAAGGAACAATATCTTCCCGTTCTTGACCGCTTCGACATTTTGCCAGCGCCGGTCAGCCCGCAATTTGGCCGTATTGACCAACCCAGTAGGGACGATAAGATAGGGGGGATTTTCTTCGATCATTTTCTCCAGACTATACTGGGGATATTCCCCCCCAACCTTGGCCGCCAGGTTTTCCACTCC
It encodes the following:
- a CDS encoding ABC transporter ATP-binding protein, with product MTVLKIEGLFCGYEAKKPVIKDLSFEVAAGEFVGIVGPNGSGKTTLLRTIAGLLNPDHGKIHISGHQIEHLERRELARRVAFVPQLMEPVAGFSVEELVMLGRTPYFDRFSFETADDQDAVKWAIEELQIEGLVDRPVTELSGGEFQRVAIARALAQEPKLLLLDEPISHLDIRYQVKICKLLRKLRSHRSIIATFHDLNIASRFCSSLILIKNGELIAEGSPGRVVTPENIWKAYRIKVTVKSNPSTHKAKYVLLP
- a CDS encoding iron ABC transporter permease; this encodes MSKQSKKVNQWLLAVFLVVGLLVVAVLSLFLGSVFISPDKLFQSEILWQIRLPRVILAALLGLLLSTSGVILQGILRNYLADPYILGISAGGGVGAAIAIALGLNITLLGMSPVPLLALVFSLGSVFVVYKLSEVAGKASPETLILAGVALSAFASAILSLIIILKGNLQSIYFWLLGSLSAASWGNVLTVLPYAIAGLAIAYFYSKELNALLLGEEMAKTLGIEVEKVRLILIAAASLMTAAAVSVSGLIGFVGLIVPHWVRLWIGPNHRYLIPISALSGMILLVVADTLSRTLLSPAEIPIGIVMALVGAPFFLYLLRRRRAAGK
- a CDS encoding YfhO family protein — its product is MRKPANKLRGFLTGWKPRSLVAGLQPDLLVIFLFFLVTVIFFARFLDGRIIFAFKDLTRYFYPLRHLMVEQVKSGLWPLWNPYIFCGFPLLATLQICFFYPLTLIYYLLPFNLGFNYYIIAHYFLAAIFMYALLRHYRLERPAAFFGGLVFAFSGYLLSVSNMNTSLSSVIWLPLVLLVFDRLVSRDLSPHLSFAKVKTPLPEGEGSKLNLVRVRGIVTLSIALALMFLGGEPTVYYTTFWLLLAYIFVFAKEKVKSIVWLGLSFALSLGLIAVQLLPFLELSRLSDRIVLTGFDLVSFRSFPPRELITFLFPFFFGNPADFGAYAEMLLGSAYQDWLISPFLGLIPLTMIFFAFKGKPRRSYFFLAAAGAGLLLAFGRYTPFYWLAFKFIPGVSLIRYPVKFLFLVSFCLAILSAEGFQSLLHSLTDDLLRFKRALRYIFPLFIVVFVVAWLGTLYWRTIFDVLARSYPPTLPKVFFDALQSMVQFNLQSLLLASGYLFILLALFWLVWQKKIGRNYFIITIILVTLADLLTNGAIIAVGASRDVITSQPAGYALLKKDPGLFRFYCTPNTERANRVIRGDTFTSALLDTKENFTANWPLLEHLSDFYGYESIRPLSLVKVLGEKLTQEKLKDNLGFLSLANVKYIVSVDKLSFSRLKQVYHKRQYAQDVYLYENLDVWPRAYLLDNKMRPNRRLGEVVIVKYRPGEIVMSVEAKVGGYLFLGESYYPGWQAAVDGRAKPILKAQELFCAVPIERGKHSVRFNYDPWSFKLGAVISIFCVLLSAICLLGKWGG